TTGAAATCTTTTTTAATTGTTGAAGGTGTCTTCAAGGCTTGTGCAATCACTTTAGCAACGTCTTGTCTTGAAACGCTACCACCTTCGTAGTTACTTTGAATCTTAACTTTTCCAGTCGCATCATCATCTGTAAGAGTGCCTGGATGAACGATGGTATAATCCAAATCGGTACCACGAAGATACTTATCAGCATAATGTTTAGCTGTATAGTATGGTCTAATTCCAGAAGCATTCCACTTGCTAGGATCATCGCTATAAACAGCACTGACCATAATGTAACGCTTGATACCGCGATCTTGAGCAATATCCATTGTCTTGATTGCACCATCAAGATCAATCTCCATTGTTAAATCATCCCCAGCACCACCAGCTCCGGCACTAAATACTATCGTATCAGCTCCTGAAGCCGCAATACTTGCTCTAATATCCTCAGCTGAATCAATCAAATTAATATATTGTGTGGCAATTCCTTTGTCTTCATACTTCTTAATTTGTTCTTCCTTACGTAATCCGGCGACAAAATCAATCTTTTGTGCTTGTAGTTCCTCAACTAGCAAACGCCCAACTTTACCATGGGCACCAATAATAAGTACTTTCATTAAATGAGCCTCCTTTGAATACTGTTACTGTATCAACAAATATTTATTTTGGCTATTATTTTGTATTTTGATAAATAGAAAAAAGAATCTCAATAATCCTTAATTGGACTACTGAGATTCTTTTATGTGAAACTGAGAAAATTATTTAATTTCTGTATAGCTATCACGAACTGTGAACAATGAGTCGATTGATTCATTCAATTCAGTCATCTTAATAGCATCGCCTAACAAGTCGGTTACAGAAAGTATCTTTAATTTATCAAACTTACAATCATCTGGAACTACAATTGAATCTGAAACTAGTACTTCCATCAAATCTGATTTTTCTAATTTCTTGGCTGCATCCTTTGAAAAGATAGGATGTGTTGCAACTGCTGAAATTGTCTTAGCACCAGCAACTTTAACAGCCTCAGCGCTATTGATCATTCTTGTTCCTGTATCAATCAAATCATCAACGATAACACATTGTTTACCATCGACATCACCAATGATATCAGGAATAACTTCGTCGTCTTCAGTTGATCTTTGGTCAACGATAGCAATTTGTGAACCAAAAACTTCTGCCAAAGCACGAGCACGTTTAGTTGAATTGTGATCTGGAGCAACGAAAACAAAGTCATCAGGATTCTTGATTTTCTTTTCAAAATAGCTAGCGAAAATAGGCATAGCACGTAAGTGATCAACTGGGATATCAAAGAATCCTTGAATTTGATCAGCATGCATATCAAGTGCGATCACGCGATCGACTTTACCTAATTCCAACATATTAGCAAATAACTTAGCAGAGATAGGTTCCCTTGAACGAGATTTTCTATCTGAACGAGTATATGCAAAGTATGGCAATACACAAGTTATATTTTGTGCACTGGCACGTCTAAGAGCATCTACAGCAATCATCAATTCCATAAAATTATCGTTAACAGGATCTGAAACTGAATGAATGATGTAAACGTCCTTGCCACGAATACTTTCGTTCATTTGAATGTTTATTTCACCATCACTAAAGTGTGAAACCGAAGCATCCAATAATGGAATCCCCATATAGTCAGAAATTCTTTTTGCTAATGGTCGATTACCATTTAAAGAAAGTAAAGCAACGTTATCTAATGTACTATTAGACATATTTGTCCTCCAAAATTATATAAGTACTGGTCTACCAACAGGTTTACTCTCATCAGCAATCACCAATCCCATGTCATTCTCCGACAATGGACGGTCTTTAGTACGGACTCCTGATTGTGAAACTATTGTAAACTTATACTTTAATTTTACACTCAACTGGAGGTAATTATCCAGTAAATATGAATCAATTTTACCATTTAAATAAAGATGATACTCAGGATACTTCCGCATCACATTTTCAACCGTTTTCACATTATCTGGATTCTTCACTTGTGAAACTGTTAAGGCAATTGCTACCCTCTCAGCAAAGTTACCCAAAAATTTGTTCTTCTCATCAGGCTTTAATTGTGGCTTACCAAAAATATTCTTCTTAATGTAATCTTCAACGTTAGTCATATTTAACCCTCCATATGTCATAGTATAGCTGAGAACGGAATAATATAAAAGAATGATAATCTTTCCTTACTTGTCCTGTAAAATTGTATAATGTTCGTAAAGAAAGGATGTGTTACTTATGGATGAAATGGTATTTTTTAATCCCGGTGATGCAATTGCCAATTCAAAAGACTTTGGTGAGGCTGTCCGTGGAGCACAAATTTACAAAGCTAAGGATCCTTATGAATCATCCCTTATCGTTGCTGAGGATGTCAGCGATAACAAATCTTTTGTGGTTTACTTTGCTAAAGATGAAAAATCTAAAGTAAAAGATTCCGATAAAAGTGTTGTACCCTATCATTTGAAGAAAAAAATCTAATAAAACATTAAAGGGCCGATACAGCAATCATCAATAATGGTTACTGTATCAGCCCTTTTTTACATCTTAATTCAACACTTTTTCGTGTGACACAATTGTCATTTTTCAATCAGGATAAACTTTTTTTCAGCCAATTATTCAAAAAAGCAAGCTGTTCTCTAGTATGGAATCTGTGTTGTCCACCCTGCATAATCGTTATGTGAGCGTTATGACTCTTAGTAAAACTATCTAATGTCTCCATAGAAGTATGATCATCATGTTCTCCATAAAGAATCTCAGTGGGAACTTTCCAAACTACAGGATTTTTTCGAACGTACTGCAAACTCTTCCATGTTATTTCTTCACCATTGATACTTACAACTTTTTGCTGTTCCAATTCTGATTCGGTAACAGAATTTTTAGCTAGTAAATCTTCCAAATACTGTTCCATATTCAACAATGGAGAAATGAAGAGAGCTTTTTTGATATTCATCTTCTTGGTCAACATCGTAAAATATGCGCCAATACTATTTGCTAGTATAAGGACTTGATCGTATTGAGAGCTTACTTGATCATAAACATCTGTGATTTGTTTTTCAACAATCCATGGTAAATATTCTTGATAAGCGACGCCAACAAAATCATAATTTGGACAAATTTCTTTAAAACGTTCAATTTCTGAGGCACTGCCACCTTTACCATGAACGTAAATAATCACTTTTTTCAAAATTTCAGCTCCCAACCTCAAAACAGACGATCATCAAATCATTTGCTTTTATTTAATTTTCTCGATTGCGATAATCTTTAACATTAATAAAATTCTGTAATTCTTTCAAATTTCCTTCATCTTTTAAATGCTGACTGTACTCCTTATCCAAATCTGGGATAACCTCATTTGTTCCAGGAACAAAATGAATTGTTTCAGTTCCAGCTTCGACAGCAGTACGGTAATACCATTCTTTGAATTTTAAATAACTCATGGTATCTTCTAAATCCGTAATCCTTTGTTGCAAATCTTTGTGGTGTCTTTCTAATAATTCATATCTTTTCTCAAGAGTATTATCTCCTTGAAGACGATATTCAATAAATTTAGAGATATCAGCTATTGAGACACCAGCATTTTTTAAGCAAATAATTGTTCTCATCAAATGAATATCATTGTCCGTAAATTCGCGTCGACCAATATCGTTACGATTAACAAATGGCAACAGTCCTGATTTGTCATAATAACGAATCGTATCAATTGTGACGCCTAATTTCTTCGATACTTGCCCTATACTATAGCTCATAAATTACCTCTATTATCATTAATCATCTGTAGATAACGAAATATCTTGACGACTTTTTATTTCCGAGACTAAATTCTCCAAATTATTAAGACCACCCTCATAGGCAAATTGACCTAACGGTAAGTGTTTAGGAATCACTTCATTATTCTCAACTTGATTATAAATCACTTCAGCTATTTTTTGAGGATCTCCTGGTGAAGATGTCACGGAGTCAGATACATGTGAAATGGAATCTCCAAATTGTTGATAATCAGAAATCTTAGGTACAACTTTATTTGAAGAACGTCCCGACCAATCAGTTCTAGCACCACTTGGTTCAACGTTCATAACTTGTATACCTAGATCTGTTACCTCTTGTCGCAAAGTATCGGAATAACCTTCAACAGCATACTTAGTAGCACTATAAAAGCCCATTGTTGGCAAGGTCGTCAAAGCCAAAGCAGAAGAGAGATTTACAATAACACCTGATTTTTGAGCTCGCATAATTGGTAATACAGCCTTAGTCATATTAGCCAAGCCGAACACATTAACTTCAAACATATAACGAACTTGATCCATATTGCTTTCTTCAATTGTTGAAAAATATCCTAATCCAGCATTGTTTACTAATACATCAATCGTGCCAAATTTCTCTTTTGCCGTGGAAACGCCAGCTTTGATTTCTGATTGATCTGTTACATCAATAATTACTTTTTCGATTCTACTACTGTCATATTGATCCAAATAATCTAAATCAGACATCTTCCGCGCTGCTGCAACCAAGTTAGTATCTTTTTTACTGGCAACAACTTGTGCTAATTCTTTCCCGAATCCACTGGAAGTACCTGTTATTAACCATGTTTTTGTCATTATTACATTTTCTCCATATTATTCTTAGTATATTTAACCAAGCCGTCTAACCATTTTTGATGTCCATTGAGCATTGGGTTAGGTTCCTGTTTTGACAACTTTGCTGCTGGCTTACCAACTTGTGATTCCTGAGTCAATAAACGAATTCGTCCATCTGTAAGTTTTTCAATTAAGAAAGCGTGATAGACATCAAACTGTGTCTCACTATCGCCATTCTGCCAACCATGCCAAGCTAAACGTGCCACTTCTCCATCATCAGGTGCTACTAATTCCATGACTTGTGCATCTATTGGAAAACCAAAAGTATCAAAATGAAATGTTTCTGCAAAATGGAGTTTTGTATCCTCTTTATCATTCAGATCAATATTTGTTGCATTATCATAATATTTTTCCCATTTCGAAGTATCAACTAAGTTATTCCAGATATCTTCAATTTCAACGCCACTAGTAATAACCTCGTTGGAAACGAAATTGTCAGTTTTTCCTGGTAAATAGTCTGTAGACCAATTAATTGTTTTCATATTTTATATATCCTTTCGTTTAAAGAATAAAACCATCTTATATCCTGGAGCTGACTCTAGGACAAGGATCAATTCAAAATTTTTTAAATATTTCAGTATATGTAAAGCGAAAAGATTTATATCCCAAGAAAAATCTCAAAAACAATCAATCTGATACTTAATTCAAATCCCACTATTTTTCAATTAAATATTCCAACCACATATTATCTGAGGCGCCACGGTTGGTTAACGTACTACTATCATTCAACTGCCACATATCAGTCGTTACCAAAAGATGTTTATCGTCACAGAATTTCTTTAATTTATCAAGCCCGTAAAGGACCCCTTTCGTGCTATTTTCAACTTTAACGACTGCATAATCGCCACTAGGCTTTTCTATCTTAGGCATAACTTTGCGACTGATATTGGTGCTTGATGCCTTAACGACTCGAAAAGCCGCATCAGGATATTTCTCTGAAGCAATTTCAGGTAAATCAGTTAAAAATCCAGATTGATTGCCATCCATTAAAGCCAATTTATCCAATTGTTTATAAAACTCCCCAAACAATCTAGCAATATCCTCGTCCGTACATGAAGCTTCTTTTCTTGAACACCAAAAAATCGTTCTAGGACGACGGGCCACCATCGGTTCATACAATTTTGCCATTAATTCAGAACCCGCCGAAATCTTTTTATTAACAACCGTTTGAATTTTAGAAAGCTCATCAATTTTCTTATCTATATTCTCTTGAACATTTATCAGTTCATCAATAATTTTTCCATTAGGCTTACTCTGCAACTCTTTAATCTTTTCTAGTGGCAAGCCCAAATTCTTCATCCCTAAAATAAATAATAAATCATACAACTGATCGTAATCGTAATAACGATACCCTTTCTCATTACGCTCTTTAGGATGGAAAACTCCTTGCTCATCATAAAAGATCAGTGTTCTACGTGTCGTATCAGCAAGTTTAGCCATTTCACTTATTTTTAGCATACTTTACCTCATATTATCCTATTGTTTTCTCACTTCAAATTATATTCTAAATCGTAAAAAAAGCGGAACCAGCCGTTTTATCTCTTTAAAAAGAAATAAAACCAGTTTGTTCCGTTTTTATTAATATCTATTGACTTGTCTCAGGAAACTTTTTTGAATTCCGTATAATTTAAAACGTTTCTAATTTTTAACTAATTTTATTTTTTTATATACGCGTCCATTGATAACCATCATAATCCTAAAAAAAAAAAAATAAAGCCTTTTTTTAATTTTATCAGAGAGTAATATTAGATATAAATTATAAAGATTAGATTAATGTTAGAAAGAAGAAATTGCTATGATAAAGAAAATGATTCAAGAGCATCCTTTCATGATGATCATAATTACCATCTTATCCATTTCTACAAATGGACTTGAAACGGTAGCTAATTTGATTTTAATAACAGCTACTAACACCATTATTTCCCGTAAGACAGCTCTATTCTTCATACTTTCTGGCGCCATACTATTGGTATATTTAATCCATTGGTTTACTGGCTACTACGCCAATATTTTTGAAGAAAAAATGATTCAAGCTACGAATCACGATATTCGTAAAAAATACATGAGAAATCAAATGACATTGGCTTTAGAGGATAAATTGAACCCTGATGATACTATCAATGTTGTTACTAACGATATTCTTTTATTCGACCAACAATATTTAAAGGGATTCTATAAATTATTCAATTGTATCTTTGGTATTATTCTTTCTTCTGTTGCTCTAATTTCCTTACATTGGTCTCTTTTCTTAGCATCCGTTATTATGACCGTCCTATTAATGTTCGTGCCTAAATTGGTTGGAAAAAGATTAAGAACAACAACCGGCAATATTTCAAGTAATAACGATAAGCTTCTAAAGAAATTAAACGATTGGACTAAAGGCTATCACGATTTACTTTGGAACAACGCCCTTTTTCAACTTTGGAGAAAAACCCATAATTCTTTTCACACCCTAGAAAATTCGTACGTCGATCAAAAAAGAGCCCAACAAACTGCTGTCCAATTCGGGGCTTTCATGAACATGGCTGCACAAGTTGCTGTCAATGCTTTAGCCGGTTATTTAGCAATCAACAATATGGTTACTTTTGGTGTTGTCATGAGTGCAGGAAACCTTGCTTATCAGTTGTTCGGCGCCGTTTCAGTTTCCACAGACAGTATAATTTTATTACAATCTGGTTCTTCTATTAACGACAAGCTTGTATCTCTAACTAAGCCTGTTTCCGTCGACCGCTTCGAAAAACACCAAGATGAGATAGATAATATCAAAAATATTAAATTGCACAATTTATCATATGAATATAAAAATGGTACCAAAATAAAATATCCTGATATAAATGTTTCCAAAGGCGA
This sequence is a window from Companilactobacillus alimentarius DSM 20249. Protein-coding genes within it:
- a CDS encoding SDR family oxidoreductase — protein: MKVLIIGAHGKVGRLLVEELQAQKIDFVAGLRKEEQIKKYEDKGIATQYINLIDSAEDIRASIAASGADTIVFSAGAGGAGDDLTMEIDLDGAIKTMDIAQDRGIKRYIMVSAVYSDDPSKWNASGIRPYYTAKHYADKYLRGTDLDYTIVHPGTLTDDDATGKVKIQSNYEGGSVSRQDVAKVIAQALKTPSTIKKDFNFVTGDEDITDVIE
- a CDS encoding ribose-phosphate diphosphokinase codes for the protein MSNSTLDNVALLSLNGNRPLAKRISDYMGIPLLDASVSHFSDGEINIQMNESIRGKDVYIIHSVSDPVNDNFMELMIAVDALRRASAQNITCVLPYFAYTRSDRKSRSREPISAKLFANMLELGKVDRVIALDMHADQIQGFFDIPVDHLRAMPIFASYFEKKIKNPDDFVFVAPDHNSTKRARALAEVFGSQIAIVDQRSTEDDEVIPDIIGDVDGKQCVIVDDLIDTGTRMINSAEAVKVAGAKTISAVATHPIFSKDAAKKLEKSDLMEVLVSDSIVVPDDCKFDKLKILSVTDLLGDAIKMTELNESIDSLFTVRDSYTEIK
- a CDS encoding YueI family protein, whose amino-acid sequence is MTNVEDYIKKNIFGKPQLKPDEKNKFLGNFAERVAIALTVSQVKNPDNVKTVENVMRKYPEYHLYLNGKIDSYLLDNYLQLSVKLKYKFTIVSQSGVRTKDRPLSENDMGLVIADESKPVGRPVLI
- a CDS encoding YqiA/YcfP family alpha/beta fold hydrolase → MIIYVHGKGGSASEIERFKEICPNYDFVGVAYQEYLPWIVEKQITDVYDQVSSQYDQVLILANSIGAYFTMLTKKMNIKKALFISPLLNMEQYLEDLLAKNSVTESELEQQKVVSINGEEITWKSLQYVRKNPVVWKVPTEILYGEHDDHTSMETLDSFTKSHNAHITIMQGGQHRFHTREQLAFLNNWLKKSLS
- a CDS encoding MerR family transcriptional regulator, translating into MSYSIGQVSKKLGVTIDTIRYYDKSGLLPFVNRNDIGRREFTDNDIHLMRTIICLKNAGVSIADISKFIEYRLQGDNTLEKRYELLERHHKDLQQRITDLEDTMSYLKFKEWYYRTAVEAGTETIHFVPGTNEVIPDLDKEYSQHLKDEGNLKELQNFINVKDYRNREN
- a CDS encoding SDR family NAD(P)-dependent oxidoreductase — protein: MTKTWLITGTSSGFGKELAQVVASKKDTNLVAAARKMSDLDYLDQYDSSRIEKVIIDVTDQSEIKAGVSTAKEKFGTIDVLVNNAGLGYFSTIEESNMDQVRYMFEVNVFGLANMTKAVLPIMRAQKSGVIVNLSSALALTTLPTMGFYSATKYAVEGYSDTLRQEVTDLGIQVMNVEPSGARTDWSGRSSNKVVPKISDYQQFGDSISHVSDSVTSSPGDPQKIAEVIYNQVENNEVIPKHLPLGQFAYEGGLNNLENLVSEIKSRQDISLSTDD
- a CDS encoding MerR family transcriptional regulator; the protein is MLKISEMAKLADTTRRTLIFYDEQGVFHPKERNEKGYRYYDYDQLYDLLFILGMKNLGLPLEKIKELQSKPNGKIIDELINVQENIDKKIDELSKIQTVVNKKISAGSELMAKLYEPMVARRPRTIFWCSRKEASCTDEDIARLFGEFYKQLDKLALMDGNQSGFLTDLPEIASEKYPDAAFRVVKASSTNISRKVMPKIEKPSGDYAVVKVENSTKGVLYGLDKLKKFCDDKHLLVTTDMWQLNDSSTLTNRGASDNMWLEYLIEK
- a CDS encoding ATP-binding cassette domain-containing protein, with the protein product MIKKMIQEHPFMMIIITILSISTNGLETVANLILITATNTIISRKTALFFILSGAILLVYLIHWFTGYYANIFEEKMIQATNHDIRKKYMRNQMTLALEDKLNPDDTINVVTNDILLFDQQYLKGFYKLFNCIFGIILSSVALISLHWSLFLASVIMTVLLMFVPKLVGKRLRTTTGNISSNNDKLLKKLNDWTKGYHDLLWNNALFQLWRKTHNSFHTLENSYVDQKRAQQTAVQFGAFMNMAAQVAVNALAGYLAINNMVTFGVVMSAGNLAYQLFGAVSVSTDSIILLQSGSSINDKLVSLTKPVSVDRFEKHQDEIDNIKNIKLHNLSYEYKNGTKIKYPDINVSKGDKVLITGPSGSGKTTLINLLSGRLNDYKGSLKLNNIEYSSFNNLSFLKIFGLQPQSYHIFNDTIANNIALSNDKYSSEQINSAVKKAQLSEKITSLSQGLKTLIGSESEVFSGGELQRVSLARFFIRKRPILIVDEGTSALDKNNAYKVMNLLTQDKNLTLFVITHSIDNDVLSLFNKHINLSQE